The following nucleotide sequence is from Pseudomonas sp. RC10.
CGCTGTCGAACTTCTCGACTTCATCGCCCTGCACGATGTGCAACCTGGCTTCACCGTGGTTGGCCAGATAGCCGATTTCACGCTCGCGGTGGGCGGCCATGGTGCAGATCGGAATCAGCCCGGCCTTGAGGCAAGCGATGAACGAAATGACCAACTGCTCGCTGTCGCGCAGCTGGTAGATCACGCGATCCAGCGGCTTGAGCCCTTGTTGGATGAAGGCCCCGGCCAGCCGAGTGGACAGTTCATCCAGCTCGCGGTAGGTGATGCGCAGATTCGGACCCAGCAGCGCGACGTTGTCAGGGTAATGCCGAACCACCTCTTTAAGCCCGTCAACGAGGGTTTCGTGACGCAATGCACCGCCCGCGACGTAACGGTCAAGGTCGGCCTGCCGGGGGTAGACGACACCGGCAATCGGTTCGGCGACGCGGTTCAGTCGTGGGGTGTGTACAGCAGCGGATTCATTTTTTGTCATTGTCATGAGCGAACGCCTTTGTCTTGTCAGAAGTTTTCTTGAAGCCAACGTCTCAGGTGCTGGCCCGCGAGGACCTGGCCGGACGTCTCACCCGTCTCCAGTGCCTGACCGTGGTGGTTGCCACGCACGCGGTGCCGTTCTTTGCGTGAAGCCGGGATCGCCTCATAAATCGCGTCCACGTCCTGCGGAAATACCGCGTTGTCGCCGCTGTACTCAATCAACAGTGTGGGCTGTTCGATGGCGTGCGCGCATTTGGCCAGAGAGGCGTTCGAGGACAGGCCCGACCAGGTCGAGAGCCACGACTCGGGGGTGACAATGCGCCCGAAACCCACACTGCCCAGGTTGGAAACAAACGGGTCGGCGCCCCATAACGAACCGACGAAACGGTCGGACGGATCGAGGGAAATGTCCCAACTGCGCAGGTCGGCGTCGGTACGCCACACCTGAAAGATCGCCCCGTGCGCCGCCAGCGCCCGGTCTGCGTTCGCGCCACTGGTTTTCAGTCGATGACGTGCTGCTTGACGACGCTCGATCAAATCACGGGCATGGGCATCGATACGCGCGACACGCTGACGCTGCGCCGCCCGATAGCATTCGATGAAGTCTGCACTGTAACGGGCAGAGTCAGGCGGCATGCGGAAGCCGTTGGCCTCGCTGAACGGGTCCAGCGTCGGGTCGGTGGAGAATGGATCGCGCTCATCTGTCACCGACGGGTCCAGCGCGTTCATCAGCAGAATGCCCTGGCCGGGATGCGGCGAGACCAGCGCGATGCCGTCTGCCACAGGGAATTCGGCAGTGTCGAACTTCGTGGCGCGGCCGGCCGGGGTTTTATCGACGCGTCCTTCCGCAGCCTGTGTTGATTGCTGGTTGTAGTAAGCGAACAGACCGGCGCCGCCCGAATTGCCCAGCAGCACGATGGTGTCGAACCCGGCGGCACGCAGATGACGCATGCCTGCGGCGACGTCGTACAGCGCGAATTCGTGTTCCAGACGCAGGTCATTGCCAATCGAGCGCGCGCCTTGCACCCAGCACGCCCATCCCGCGTCCAGCGCATCCGGCACCAGGTAGTGGGTCACCACCAACTCCCGGGGGTGCATGATGAACAGCACTTTGCGCTCGCCGCCTCGGGAGAAGAGCACGCCGAGTGCACCCTGACCGTCCTGTGTCGTCAGCGGCACCGGCGTCGAGCTGAACGGAACGGTCATGCGATCCGCTTGCCAGGACGCGCCGCGCAAACCTGCCGTCACTGCCACTTTCTTGTTATTGGAATCAGCCACTGTGGGCCCTCCTGCCAAGCCTCGAAAGGCCGTTGAGATCGCTTTTTGAGACAGGCTCAATTAGACGTTGAGCAGAAGATAGAGCACTATCTGAGAGGGTGTCAATTAGCGTTTCAAAAAATAGTTTCCGAGACTTTCCCCTCCCTGATCCTGCAACCCTGCTCTGGCCTTGCATTCATTGAGGGCTTTAGAAAACGTGACAGGCAGTGATAATCTGAGGCCGTATCAATTAATTCCAGGGAACTGTCGGATGTCAGAGAAAACCAAAGCCGCTGCAACCCCGAAGGCCGCGCCCGTCAAAAAGGTGGGACGGCGGCCCAAGAGCGGCCAGGATGTCTCGCGGGAAGCCATGATCGAATGCGCCGTGAGGATCGCCCGCAGCGAATCCTTGAACGAAGTCAGCATGGTCAGGATCGGCAAGGAACTCGGGGTGGCCGCTGGCATGGTGCATTACCATTTGGGCAGCCGCGACGAACTGATCAGCGCCGTGATCAACGCCGCGTTCAAGGAGCGTCTGGAACGGCTGCCAGCACCGACCGGCGCGTGGCGTCACGATCTGGAACAGTTCGCCTTGTCGTCGCTGGACACGATGGGCCGCTGGCCGGGGCTGGCGACCTACATCCTGACGGAGAACAAATTCCGCCTGTTTCAGCGGGTCCAGCCCGGCGAGACTGATTACGGCCTGGCGTACTTCGATCACATGGGGCGGATTCTGATGAGCATGGGCGTTTCGGGGCCCATGGGCGCGATGATCTACCACCTGCTGCTGTTGTTCGTGTCGGTCATCGCCGCCGAAAAGGAAAACCGTCAGTCGCCCAAGACCCACGGGGACTTCATCAGTGGTTACCTTGCCCGCTTCGCCAACGACAGTTATCCGGGTGCGGCGTTTCTCGCAGCGCCGTTCGCCTCGCTCAACAGTCCTGCCACTTATGAAACCGGGGTGTCGATCCTGCTGGACGGTTTCGAGAAATGGATCGTGGTGCCAGAGGTTCCCGCCAAGGCGTGAATCGGGCGACCGCAGTTGACTTATCCCGGGATAAACCCTGGTTGTGCCCCTGATTTCACAGGATGCTTTCTCTTGAGCAGCTACCTCGAGCCGGACCTTTTGCGCACCTTTCTTCTGATTGCCGAAACCGGCGCGCTCAGCCGGGCCGCTGGCCGCGTGGGCCGCACCCAGGCGGCCGTCAGCATGCAGATGAAACGCCTCGAAGACATCGTGGGTCAGCCGCTGCTCACCCGCACCGGTCGAGGTGTGAACCTGAACGCCCATGGCGAACGGCTGCTGCCCCATGCCCGCAAGATTCTGCGCGCCCACGATGAGGCCATGGCGCAACTGCGTGACGACGCCCTCTCGGGGATCATCCGGCTGGGCTGCCCCGACGACTACGCCACGGTGTTTCTGCCTGCCCTGCTCCGGGATTTTGCGGCCTTGCATCCGCAGGTGCAGGTCGAGGTGTTCTGTGCGCCGACCCCACGGCTGATTGAACGCATCAATGCCCACTTGCTGGACATTGCGATCATCTCTGAAGCGCACACCGACAACGCCCCCTCTGCCATTCGCCTGGAACCTCTGGTGTGGGTGGGCGCCAAGGGCAGCGACGCGGCGCAGATGGAGACGCTGCAACTCGCCCTCTCAGACCCAGACACCCTCGACCATCAGGCCGCCGTCAACAGCCTCGAAGCTGTCGGCAGACCGTTTCGCCTGGCCTACGCCAGCCACAGTTTGACCGGGTTGTGTGCGGTCGTGCGGTCGGGTCAGGCCGTCGCCGTGCTGACTCAAACCGCCGTGCCCGCCGATCTGCACATCCTGCGCAGTGACAGCGGGCTGCCCGCGCTGCCGCAGATTTCCATCAGCCTGAAACTCGATCGCCAGAAAGTCTCCGGGCCGGTCGCCGCCATGGAAGCGCATATACGCGCGCAACTGCCGCAGTTGTAAACCGGCGTGGGTGCCTCAGCCCAAGACCTTCGCGTAAATCTGTTTATCAACGTTCGCCCCCGACAGAATCACCCCGACCCGCTTGCCTTCCATCGCCGCCCGCTCCTGCATCAAAGCCGCCAGCGCAGCCGCCCCTGCGCCCTCGGCCAGGTTGTGGGTGTCGGCGTAATACACGCGCATCGCCTCGGCAATCTCGGTTTCGCTGACAGAGACGATCCGCGCCGCACCGGTGGCGTAAATTCGGAACGCGTCGGGCACCGGTTTACGCACGGCGAGGCCGTCGGCGAAGGTGTTGGCCGATGCCGTTTCCCGCAATGCGCCCGCGTCGAAGGACTGCTTGGCCGCGTCGGCTTCGGTGGAAACCACGCCGACCACTTGAGTCTTCAGGCCCAGCGCATCGCGGGCGGCAATCACCCCGCAAATCCCAGAGCCGCAGCCGATCGGCACGTACACGGTGTCCAGGTCCGGCGCGGCCTTGAACAGTTCCAGCGCATAGGTGGCCACACCCTTGACCAGTTCCGGGTGGAACGCGGGCACCAGAAACAGCCCCTCGACCTGCGCGAGACGG
It contains:
- a CDS encoding alpha/beta hydrolase, giving the protein MADSNNKKVAVTAGLRGASWQADRMTVPFSSTPVPLTTQDGQGALGVLFSRGGERKVLFIMHPRELVVTHYLVPDALDAGWACWVQGARSIGNDLRLEHEFALYDVAAGMRHLRAAGFDTIVLLGNSGGAGLFAYYNQQSTQAAEGRVDKTPAGRATKFDTAEFPVADGIALVSPHPGQGILLMNALDPSVTDERDPFSTDPTLDPFSEANGFRMPPDSARYSADFIECYRAAQRQRVARIDAHARDLIERRQAARHRLKTSGANADRALAAHGAIFQVWRTDADLRSWDISLDPSDRFVGSLWGADPFVSNLGSVGFGRIVTPESWLSTWSGLSSNASLAKCAHAIEQPTLLIEYSGDNAVFPQDVDAIYEAIPASRKERHRVRGNHHGQALETGETSGQVLAGQHLRRWLQENF
- a CDS encoding TetR/AcrR family transcriptional regulator C-terminal domain-containing protein, giving the protein MSEKTKAAATPKAAPVKKVGRRPKSGQDVSREAMIECAVRIARSESLNEVSMVRIGKELGVAAGMVHYHLGSRDELISAVINAAFKERLERLPAPTGAWRHDLEQFALSSLDTMGRWPGLATYILTENKFRLFQRVQPGETDYGLAYFDHMGRILMSMGVSGPMGAMIYHLLLLFVSVIAAEKENRQSPKTHGDFISGYLARFANDSYPGAAFLAAPFASLNSPATYETGVSILLDGFEKWIVVPEVPAKA
- a CDS encoding LysR family transcriptional regulator encodes the protein MSSYLEPDLLRTFLLIAETGALSRAAGRVGRTQAAVSMQMKRLEDIVGQPLLTRTGRGVNLNAHGERLLPHARKILRAHDEAMAQLRDDALSGIIRLGCPDDYATVFLPALLRDFAALHPQVQVEVFCAPTPRLIERINAHLLDIAIISEAHTDNAPSAIRLEPLVWVGAKGSDAAQMETLQLALSDPDTLDHQAAVNSLEAVGRPFRLAYASHSLTGLCAVVRSGQAVAVLTQTAVPADLHILRSDSGLPALPQISISLKLDRQKVSGPVAAMEAHIRAQLPQL
- a CDS encoding threonine dehydratase, whose product is MPELTLQDIEDAARQVYQVMPPTPQFVWPLLAQRLGCTVWVKHENHTPTGAFKVRGGITYMAWLKRNWPNTTGVIAATRGNHGQSVAMAAQALGIRSVIVVPKGNSVEKNKAMAGFGGEVIEYGQDFDEAREEAIRLAQVEGLFLVPAFHPELVKGVATYALELFKAAPDLDTVYVPIGCGSGICGVIAARDALGLKTQVVGVVSTEADAAKQSFDAGALRETASANTFADGLAVRKPVPDAFRIYATGAARIVSVSETEIAEAMRVYYADTHNLAEGAGAAALAALMQERAAMEGKRVGVILSGANVDKQIYAKVLG